Proteins encoded in a region of the Saccharothrix ecbatanensis genome:
- a CDS encoding helix-turn-helix transcriptional regulator, which produces MPGVARLGSGIPLVARSREMTRLRAALDEAASGTAGAILLSGDAGVGKTRVVDELTAAAGDALVLTGRCLDIGETGLPYLPFTEALGQVRAAGLLDVAARPALGLLLPELALPPGHDVNPGVSGLPSHLVGRRPEQDVGQLQLFDAVYGLLCELAERRPVLLVLEDLHWADASTRYLLSFLLSRLRSQRLLIIGTYRSDDLHRSHPLRPLLNELVRLPAVQRLDLAPLSAIDARSFVAALADDLPDDVLLEVAERSDGNPFFAEELIAVASCSDGRVPWTLAEVLLARIERLSPDAQRVVRVASVGGRSVRHDLLRDVAGMDDVVLDGALREAVQHHVLLINDDEVYTFRHALLRETVYLDLLPGERARMHSAYADRLASSGGRGAAAALAHHSLESHDLARALRASVDASNEAQAAGAPAESLRHLEQALKLWPAVPVGDRPSGLTELELLRSASWAAGTAGQPERAIAFARTGTTVVDESDPEGAAVMWRRFAQALQVLDGTDDEKYHAVEEAWRLVRDRSASPARAWVLAVWAAALRHDRKYVEARERAEMAVADGRVSGAESAVADALTTLGLLDEPEGEVPRAREHLLASVACAMEAKAVSTELRARYFLGVHHYDLGELDEAGRVFDEGVVRAKATGLTWSSFGLELRILQVLTRYYRGEWEGAATAAEPPGLRVSSTVSARLAAAGTHVAVSRGEFEQAERMIRELRADWHRDLQIALITGGTGAELALWRGQPELAVDRVADAISWSRREGEWMLAGIRLAALGVAGYVELAARARRRRDTAGEAEAVRAGREMAAYACTTAEMGVPRTGVLGPEGVAWLARAAAEESRLTGAGDVELWRRAVDGFGYGSVFEQAVCRWRLAEALLAADRRDEAAAQLRPASAVADELGAAPLREALDLVARRARVALRDVGPRDRVDPFTPRERSVLELVAQGRTNRQVGEELYISEKTVSVHLSRIMSKLGASRRAEAVANAFDRGLLDHPD; this is translated from the coding sequence ATGCCTGGTGTGGCACGCCTGGGTTCCGGAATTCCGTTGGTGGCGCGTAGCAGGGAGATGACCAGGCTGCGTGCCGCACTCGACGAAGCCGCAAGCGGCACGGCGGGCGCGATCCTGCTCTCCGGTGACGCGGGCGTCGGCAAGACGCGGGTGGTGGACGAACTGACCGCGGCGGCGGGTGACGCGCTCGTGCTCACCGGCCGCTGCCTGGACATCGGCGAGACCGGCCTCCCGTACCTACCCTTCACCGAGGCGTTGGGGCAGGTGCGGGCCGCCGGTCTGCTCGACGTGGCCGCCCGGCCCGCCCTCGGCCTGCTGCTGCCGGAGCTGGCGCTGCCGCCCGGCCACGACGTCAACCCCGGCGTGTCCGGCCTCCCGTCGCACCTGGTCGGCCGCCGTCCCGAGCAGGACGTCGGCCAGCTCCAGCTGTTCGACGCGGTGTACGGGCTGCTGTGCGAACTGGCCGAGCGGCGGCCGGTGCTGCTGGTGCTGGAGGACCTGCACTGGGCCGACGCCTCCACCCGTTACCTGCTCTCCTTCCTGCTTTCCCGGCTGCGCTCGCAGCGACTGCTGATCATCGGCACCTACCGCTCCGACGACCTGCACCGGAGCCACCCGCTGCGTCCCCTGCTCAACGAGCTGGTCCGGCTGCCCGCCGTGCAACGGCTCGACCTGGCCCCGTTGAGCGCGATCGACGCCCGGTCGTTCGTCGCCGCGCTGGCCGACGACCTGCCCGACGACGTGCTGCTGGAGGTCGCCGAGCGCTCGGACGGCAACCCGTTCTTCGCCGAAGAGCTGATCGCGGTCGCCAGCTGCAGTGACGGCCGCGTGCCGTGGACGCTCGCCGAGGTGCTGCTGGCCCGGATCGAACGCCTGTCCCCGGACGCCCAGCGCGTGGTGCGGGTCGCGTCGGTCGGCGGCCGTTCGGTGCGGCACGACCTGCTGCGTGACGTGGCCGGCATGGACGACGTGGTGCTGGACGGGGCGCTGCGTGAGGCGGTGCAACACCACGTGCTGCTGATCAACGACGACGAGGTGTACACGTTCCGGCACGCGTTGCTGCGCGAGACCGTCTACCTCGACCTGCTGCCCGGAGAACGCGCGCGGATGCACTCCGCGTACGCCGACCGGCTCGCCTCGTCGGGTGGCAGGGGCGCCGCCGCCGCGCTGGCCCACCACAGCCTGGAATCGCACGACCTGGCCCGTGCGCTGCGTGCGTCGGTGGACGCGTCGAACGAGGCTCAGGCCGCCGGCGCGCCCGCCGAGTCGCTGCGGCACCTGGAGCAGGCGTTGAAGCTGTGGCCAGCGGTGCCCGTCGGTGACCGGCCGTCCGGGCTGACCGAGCTGGAGCTGCTGCGGAGCGCGTCGTGGGCGGCGGGGACGGCCGGTCAGCCGGAGCGGGCCATCGCGTTCGCCCGGACCGGCACGACCGTGGTGGACGAGTCGGATCCCGAGGGCGCGGCCGTGATGTGGCGGCGTTTCGCGCAGGCGTTGCAGGTGCTCGACGGCACGGACGACGAGAAGTACCACGCGGTGGAGGAGGCGTGGCGGCTGGTCCGGGACCGGTCCGCGAGCCCGGCCCGCGCGTGGGTGCTGGCGGTGTGGGCGGCGGCGTTGCGGCACGACCGCAAGTACGTCGAGGCCCGTGAACGCGCCGAGATGGCCGTGGCGGACGGGCGTGTGTCGGGTGCGGAGTCGGCGGTGGCGGACGCGTTGACCACGTTGGGGCTGCTGGACGAGCCCGAGGGCGAGGTGCCGCGGGCGCGTGAGCACCTGCTGGCTTCGGTGGCGTGCGCGATGGAGGCGAAGGCGGTCAGCACCGAGTTGCGCGCCCGGTACTTCCTCGGCGTGCACCACTACGACCTCGGTGAGCTGGACGAGGCCGGTCGGGTGTTCGACGAGGGCGTGGTGCGGGCGAAGGCGACCGGGCTGACGTGGAGTTCGTTCGGCTTGGAGCTGCGCATCCTCCAGGTGCTGACCAGGTATTACCGGGGTGAGTGGGAGGGCGCGGCGACGGCTGCCGAGCCGCCCGGCCTGCGGGTGTCGAGCACGGTGTCGGCGCGGTTGGCGGCGGCGGGGACGCACGTGGCGGTGAGCCGGGGCGAGTTCGAGCAGGCCGAGCGGATGATCCGGGAGCTGCGCGCGGACTGGCACCGTGACTTGCAGATCGCGTTGATCACCGGTGGCACGGGCGCGGAGCTGGCGTTGTGGCGGGGGCAGCCGGAGCTGGCGGTGGACCGGGTCGCGGACGCGATCAGCTGGTCGCGTCGGGAGGGCGAGTGGATGCTCGCCGGTATCCGGCTGGCGGCGTTGGGCGTGGCGGGGTACGTGGAGCTGGCCGCGCGGGCACGTCGTCGGCGGGATACGGCGGGTGAGGCGGAAGCCGTGCGGGCCGGTCGGGAGATGGCCGCTTACGCGTGTACGACGGCGGAGATGGGTGTGCCGCGCACGGGGGTGTTGGGGCCGGAGGGGGTTGCGTGGCTGGCGCGGGCGGCGGCTGAGGAGTCGCGGTTGACCGGCGCCGGTGACGTGGAGCTGTGGCGGCGTGCGGTGGACGGGTTCGGCTACGGGTCGGTGTTCGAGCAGGCCGTGTGCCGGTGGCGGTTGGCGGAGGCGTTGCTGGCGGCGGACCGGCGGGACGAGGCGGCGGCGCAGTTGCGGCCGGCCAGTGCGGTGGCGGACGAGCTGGGCGCGGCGCCGTTGCGTGAGGCGTTGGACCTGGTGGCGCGGCGGGCGCGGGTCGCTTTGCGTGACGTGGGGCCACGTGACCGCGTCGACCCGTTCACGCCGCGTGAACGTTCGGTGCTGGAGTTGGTCGCCCAAGGCCGCACCAACCGTCAGGTGGGCGAGGAGCTGTACATCTCGGAGAAGACCGTCAGCGTCCACTTGAGCCGGATCATGTCCAAACTGGGCGCCAGCCGCCGCGCCGAAGCCGTCGCCAACGCCTTCGACCGCGGCCTCCTGGACCACCCCGACTAA
- a CDS encoding chitinase C-terminal domain-containing protein codes for MALLATVAGLVVAVVSPSTSSAAAGEECRPDGLYQTPGVAVPYCSVYDTEGRESMGAAHSRRVIGYFTSWRTGRNGSPAYLASDIPWTKVTHLNYAFAHLDAQNRVSVGPDGPDNASTGMTWPGVELDPSLPYKGHFNLLNKYKKQYPDVKTLISVGGWAETGGFLNADGSRNASGGFYKLGAQPQSTVDAFADSAVQFIRTYGFNGVDIDYEYATSNNHAGNPDDFWISNANRGTLWAGYEKIMKTLREKLDRASQQDGKHYLLTAAVPASGWLLRGQEAYQVTRYLDYLNVMSYDLHGSWNHFVGPNAALYDDGKDGELAAGGVYTAPQYEGMGYLNTDWAYHYYRGAMQAGRINIGVPFYSRGWQGVTGGTNGLWGRAALPDQTKCPAGTGSTVGSTTPCGNGAVGIDNLWHDSTAGGAEVPSGVNPMWHAKNLENEITPDYLAQHGLDPANDPTDRVTGAYNRFYDSTLTSPWLWNADKKVFLSTEDEQSIAAKAKYVADKGIGGIMIWELAGDYRFDAAKGQYTVGDTLLTKINDGLRGAAPYGARKAAGTTPTRVLDVSATVSGFALGDSNYPITPKLKITNNSTTTLPGGTKIEFDYGTSAPGSMSDQSGFGLKVTAKGHSGGNVGGLKGDFQHVELTLPTWQALAPGASVDVALSYQLPIASPSNFKLTFGGQSYAIASDHPRGGGGTDPTTTTPTTTTTSQPSCTVPAWDRAKVYNGGNEVSHGAKRWQAKWWTQGEEPGTTGEWGVWRDLGAC; via the coding sequence ATGGCGTTGCTCGCCACGGTGGCCGGCCTCGTAGTCGCCGTCGTGTCCCCGTCCACGTCCAGTGCCGCCGCCGGCGAGGAGTGTCGACCGGACGGCCTCTACCAGACGCCCGGCGTCGCCGTGCCGTACTGCTCCGTCTACGACACCGAAGGCCGGGAGTCGATGGGCGCCGCCCACTCCCGCCGCGTGATCGGCTACTTCACCAGCTGGCGCACGGGCCGCAACGGCTCGCCCGCCTACCTGGCGTCCGACATCCCGTGGACCAAGGTCACCCACCTCAACTACGCGTTCGCGCACCTCGACGCGCAGAACCGGGTCTCGGTCGGCCCCGACGGCCCGGACAACGCGTCCACCGGCATGACGTGGCCGGGCGTCGAGCTCGACCCGTCCCTGCCGTACAAGGGCCACTTCAACCTGCTCAACAAGTACAAGAAGCAGTACCCGGACGTTAAGACGCTGATCTCGGTCGGCGGCTGGGCGGAGACCGGCGGCTTCCTCAACGCGGACGGCTCGCGCAACGCGTCCGGCGGGTTCTACAAGCTCGGCGCGCAGCCGCAGTCCACTGTGGACGCGTTCGCCGACTCCGCGGTGCAGTTCATCCGCACCTACGGCTTCAACGGCGTGGACATCGATTACGAGTACGCCACGTCGAACAACCACGCGGGCAACCCGGACGACTTCTGGATCTCCAACGCCAACCGCGGCACGCTGTGGGCCGGCTACGAGAAGATCATGAAGACGCTGCGGGAGAAGCTGGACCGCGCCTCGCAGCAGGACGGCAAGCACTACCTGCTCACCGCCGCCGTGCCCGCCTCGGGCTGGTTGCTGCGCGGCCAGGAGGCCTACCAGGTCACCCGCTACCTCGACTACCTGAACGTGATGAGCTACGACCTGCACGGCTCGTGGAACCACTTCGTCGGCCCGAACGCCGCGCTCTACGACGACGGCAAGGACGGCGAACTGGCCGCCGGCGGCGTCTACACCGCGCCGCAGTACGAGGGCATGGGGTACCTGAACACCGACTGGGCGTACCACTACTACCGCGGCGCGATGCAGGCCGGCCGGATCAACATCGGCGTGCCGTTCTACAGCCGCGGCTGGCAGGGCGTCACCGGCGGCACGAACGGGCTGTGGGGCCGGGCCGCGCTGCCCGACCAGACGAAGTGCCCCGCCGGCACCGGCTCGACCGTCGGCTCGACCACCCCGTGCGGCAACGGCGCGGTCGGCATCGACAACCTGTGGCACGACTCCACCGCCGGTGGCGCGGAAGTCCCGTCCGGCGTGAACCCCATGTGGCACGCCAAGAACCTGGAGAACGAGATCACGCCGGACTACCTGGCGCAGCACGGCCTGGACCCGGCGAACGACCCGACCGACCGCGTCACCGGCGCGTACAACCGCTTCTACGACAGCACGCTCACCTCGCCGTGGCTGTGGAACGCGGACAAGAAGGTGTTCCTGTCCACTGAGGACGAGCAGTCCATCGCGGCCAAGGCGAAGTACGTGGCGGACAAGGGCATCGGCGGCATCATGATCTGGGAGCTGGCCGGCGACTACCGCTTCGACGCCGCCAAGGGCCAGTACACCGTCGGCGACACCCTGCTCACCAAGATCAACGACGGCCTGCGCGGCGCGGCCCCGTACGGTGCGCGCAAGGCCGCCGGGACGACGCCGACCCGGGTGCTGGACGTCAGCGCCACCGTCTCCGGGTTCGCGCTCGGCGACAGCAACTACCCGATCACGCCGAAGCTGAAGATCACCAACAACTCGACCACCACCCTGCCGGGCGGCACGAAGATCGAGTTCGACTACGGCACGAGCGCGCCGGGCAGCATGTCCGACCAGTCCGGGTTCGGGCTCAAGGTCACCGCCAAGGGCCACTCGGGCGGCAACGTCGGCGGGCTGAAGGGCGACTTCCAGCACGTCGAGCTCACGCTGCCGACGTGGCAAGCGCTTGCGCCCGGCGCGTCGGTGGACGTGGCGCTGAGCTACCAGCTGCCGATCGCGTCACCGTCGAACTTCAAGCTCACCTTCGGCGGCCAGTCCTACGCCATCGCCTCCGACCACCCGCGCGGTGGCGGCGGCACGGATCCGACCACGACCACTCCTACAACTACTACGACCAGCCAGCCGAGCTGCACCGTGCCCGCGTGGGACCGCGCCAAGGTCTACAACGGAGGCAACGAGGTCTCCCACGGCGCCAAGCGCTGGCAGGCCAAGTGGTGGACGCAGGGCGAGGAGCCCGGCACGACCGGCGAGTGGGGCGTCTGGCGGGACCTCGGGGCCTGCTGA